A region of the Esox lucius isolate fEsoLuc1 chromosome 10, fEsoLuc1.pri, whole genome shotgun sequence genome:
agaaacaatcaTGACTGTCTTTTTGTTCCAGATGGCTTTACAGACACAGAAGTCACTGGCCCTCCTCATATCCCAGGTGAGCCCTTAAATATTACATAAAAAGGTCAAGGATACAGGTTTAGGTCAACTTTATTTGACAATAATGCAGGAACGTATAGTGTCAATCCCCACTCCATTTTAGTAAAAGTCTGAGCAATTGGACTGCAGAAATATAACCACTCAAATACAGTAGTCTGGGATCCGGATTCAATGTCTGGCCATACATGCCTTCAAAATATTGCTTTAAAGAACTTTTGAGgctattttgtgtttattttgttctcaaaCATTTGTGTCAATTTTCAAAGTTCAGAATGTTAGTCTGACCTCATAGTGTGATCCAGACTGTGGTCTTGGTCTCATTTGACTGACACTCAAAAGGCTATATTTACACATGTGGACACAGCAAtgtttgcccattcttctttgcaaaattgcttgATGGCGACCTTTGGTGGACAGCAATTTTCAAACTGTTCCACACATTctaaattggattgagatccaggccttgactgggccactccaggacatgtTGATAATTATGTTTGCAGATGAGGACAAGTCAGAAACTCACTCCAATTGTAGTACGTGGACAGAAATTGTTTCTATGCATTAAATGCATATTGAAAGGAACTTTAGtacattaaatcaataataCATTGTTATTATAACTTACATTGATTAAATATAGTTaaattcatataaaatataaGAAAGAAAACCCTAATACAGTGGATGTTCAATACATTGCAAGTATTTTAATATATTCCAATCTGGATTACACTTAATTGCATATTTAGAGCTTAAGTTATGACAGTCCTGATTGACTCCAAACATCATCCCAAGTCAGATAGCTGAAGGGCATTGCTATTTCAGATGCTGCTGAtggagacaaagacaaacaagAAAGGTATTGTAACGGTTGCAAGACGCAAGTGCAGAGGTTTTGGAACCAACTACGCATCACTTGAAGAAAGACTTGGCATAAACAGACCACAAACACTGACCTTACATGAAACAACACATGAACCAATGACTGACAAGAAAAACGAGGGCAGGAGGAACTAAAATTCATTGAACACAGAAATGTATGAGCTGGCTCAACACAAGCTGTGACCGGCTGTTACAGGTTTAAGAACAGAATGATACGAAATACTACATTAAAGTTGTACAAAATGgctaatctttttctttttaaaacagctgacttagatgtatgtatttttaaattatgATTTCAGACCTGGATACAACTCCAGAAAGTGACTCCAAGAGGTCTCAAGAAAGTGACTCCAAGCAGTCTTCAGAAAGTCACTCCAAAGGTAAATGTGttaaaagcagacattttttgttttcttagtACTACCGCAGGCTAATGAAATACAGTCCAGGTATGCCAGGTATTTTCTGGGAATGCCATACTGAAAATGCCCAAGGTACTAGCAAACAATGGTACAAATAGCAGAAGCCAGATTGGCAGAGGGGTGGTTGGCTATGGCTGCCATGTCACATGGAGGGATGAGTGAgcataataaaaagaaaagctttgcaGGATGCTTCAGAGGACGCTAGTGATCAACCAATAATGGGAGAAAAAGTGGTACAATTTCAGAGAAAACATTATACATGACCGACAGTGTTGCCCTAAAAGTTGTATAAAAGTATTTCAAATACTGCCGATGTAGTTAAAGAGCTAAAttaaaaaagatatccaaaagtTTGAGGACGGTATAAGATAAATGCTAGCGTTTGGACATATAGCATTGAAGTAGGACAAGATCTCTTACCCTATTTTCTTTTGTCCATTAGATGATGATAGAGAAGAACAAGAGGATGCCTCAGATTCTTCTGAGGGTATGGAAGAAAAACTATTCAATTCTGAATAACTAAAACAGAATTGGATTCTCCAATCAACCAATCTAGTCTAAATATCCATCAATATGTATTCAAGCCTGAAAAAGTCAGATTTTTTATTACAATCTTGAAAACATCCAAACACCTTGAAGAATGTAGGAACTCATTTTCTTCTGTCATTCCACAGAAAAGGATGACAAAGACGCTGTAGAGTCAGAAGAAGATTCCTCTGGTAATACACCCTTCCCAGTGAAAATCTTTGATAACAAACATCATGCCATAAACCTTAAATGACTGGGTTACAAATCATTTATGTTGCTAATTATGATTTCAGACTCCTCAGAAAGGGCCACCAAAGAGTCTCATGAAAGTGATTCCATAAGTAAGTGTGTTAAAAACATTGTGACTATCTTCACCCGCCATGAAGTCATTCTATGGCCAAAATCTGTTGTGTTAGAAAGTGTCGTGACTGTTTTCCTTTGTCCATTAGATGACCACAAGCATGGAACCAAGTCAGACGATTCCTCTGATTCAGATGATGTGTCAAAGGGTAGGGAACAAAAACATCAGTCTATTTGGCCAAAGTTGTAGTATTCGTTAGGAACTAATATTTTGCCTTAAGGTGAAACATCACATTCCCGATAATAACGTAGTAACAGCTAAGATCATTGGAAAGGATAAGATTTTAGGTTAGAACTGACGTAAATCCTTTGTGATCGTAGATATAACCAGTCATGCAATGGATGGTGATAACAAACAACTGGAGATTCATTGTGAGGGAAAATGCGACGTTAAGATGTTTTACCCGTCAGCTGAAGAAGACTCTGCTGGTGAGTCTACTCATTGAAGGCTGTGTGTCTGCCACCATTAGAGGCTCATGATGGGATAGGTCTTATtactggtgtcccccagggTTCAGTAGTAGGACCTCCCTGGTTCTCACTTGGTTCAGAAatacatacagaaatacaaatCATTACCAAGACGTCTAAATATTGTCACTTGTTTTCTCATTCTGCCACAGACAAAGACAACAGTGATGAAGATAAGGACAGTTCTTCTGTAGAAGAGAAGGACAGCAACAGCAAAAAAGAATTTAAATCAAAGTCAAACCAAGATAGTGACCGTAAAGAAGATTCTGACTCAGACAAAGACAGCAAAGACGACTCCGATTCAGACAAAGACAGCAAAGACGACTCAGATTCGGACAAAGACAGCAAAGACGACTCAGATTCGGACAAAGACAGCAAAGACGACTCCGATTCGGACAAAGACAGCAAAGACGACTCCGATTCGGACAAAGACAGCAAAGACGACTCCGATTCGGACAAAGACAGCAAAGACGACTCCGATTCGGACAAAGACAGCAAAGACGACTCCGATTCGGACAAAGACAGCAAAGACGACTCCGATTCGGACAAAGACAGCAAAGACGACTCCGATTCGGACAAAGACAGCAAAGACGACTCAGATTCGGACAAAGACAGCAAAGACGACTCCGATTCGGACAAAGACAGCAAAGACGACTCCGATTCGGACAAAGACAGCAAAGACGACTCAGATTCGGACAAAGACAGCAAAGACGACTCCGATTCGGACAAAGACAGCAAAGACGACTCCGATTCGGACAAAGACAGCAAAGACGACTCCGATTCGGACAAAGACAGCAAAGACGGCTCTGATTCAGACAAAGACAGCGAGAGCAAAGATGACCGCAAAAACAGTGAGGATGATAGAAAGGATGAGAGCAAAGATGACAGCAAGGGTGTCCACAAGAGTGACAGGAAGGATGAGCATGATGAGGATAAATTTGCTGCAGAAAAGGAAGAAAGCGCAGAAGACTCAGACAGCGACAGCAAAGATAGCAAGGATGACAGTGAGGGTGACAGCCACAATGAGAATGAATCCGAATCAGACTCAAGCAGCAGTGATTTCAAGTCAGAGGACTCTGATGACAACAGGACTACAGAGACCAAAGGTACTGTTGCCCCCCCAAAAAAGCTTGAGTTGTCCTTAATAATTGGGCGAATAATTAGATTAAAATATCATGGCAATAGTTAGTACATGCTTATATCTtaatatgaatgacatcattTTGTGGTAGGCGTTTTGGTAGTGGTAATGACATCATATCGTGATAATAGTATTGTTAGGGGTAATTACAGCAACATATCGTGGTAATAGTATTGTTAGGGGtaatgacaacaacatattgtGGTAATAGTTTTGTTAGTGGTGATGACATATTGTGGTAGGAGTACTGACAGTGGTAATGACATCATATTGTGGTAACAATTCTGAGAAGGATGA
Encoded here:
- the LOC105022823 gene encoding clumping factor A, with product MTARTLTVSLILALACLAFSAPINDGFTDTEVTGPPHIPDLDTTPESDSKRSQESDSKQSSESHSKDDDREEQEDASDSSEEKDDKDAVESEEDSSDSSERATKESHESDSINDHKHGTKSDDSSDSDDVSKDITSHAMDGDNKQLEIHCEGKCDVKMFYPSAEEDSADKDNSDEDKDSSSVEEKDSNSKKEFKSKSNQDSDRKEDSDSDKDSKDDSDSDKDSKDDSDSDKDSKDDSDSDKDSKDDSDSDKDSKDDSDSDKDSKDDSDSDKDSKDDSDSDKDSKDDSDSDKDSKDDSDSDKDSKDDSDSDKDSKDDSDSDKDSKDDSDSDKDSKDDSDSDKDSKDDSDSDKDSKDDSDSDKDSKDDSDSDKDSKDDSDSDKDSKDGSDSDKDSESKDDRKNSEDDRKDESKDDSKGVHKSDRKDEHDEDKFAAEKEESAEDSDSDSKDSKDDSEGDSHNENESESDSSSSDFKSEDSDDNRTTETKDSEDAQS